A portion of the bacterium genome contains these proteins:
- a CDS encoding DCC1-like thiol-disulfide oxidoreductase family protein, protein MTSTDSSHDPYGPASGRPLTVDRDIVFYDGVCALCNRLVRFVMRRDPEKRIAFASLQSPFAARTLSEFGKNPADLNTVYVLIHENGGRRLLTRSDAIAAIFERLPGPARRLAWIRVVPRRLRDFGYRVIARIRYPVFGKLPACPIPAPEDRDRFREE, encoded by the coding sequence GTGACAAGCACCGATTCGAGTCACGATCCCTACGGGCCGGCATCCGGCCGCCCGCTCACCGTCGATCGCGATATCGTCTTCTACGACGGCGTTTGCGCGCTGTGCAATCGCCTGGTGCGATTCGTCATGCGCCGCGATCCCGAAAAGCGAATCGCGTTCGCCTCGCTGCAAAGCCCGTTCGCCGCGCGTACGCTCTCCGAATTCGGCAAGAATCCCGCTGATCTCAATACGGTTTATGTGCTCATCCACGAAAACGGCGGGCGGCGCCTTTTGACGCGATCGGACGCGATCGCCGCGATTTTCGAGCGGTTGCCCGGCCCGGCCCGGCGCCTGGCGTGGATCCGCGTCGTGCCGCGCCGGCTGCGCGATTTTGGCTATCGCGTCATCGCCCGGATTCGCTATCCGGTGTTTGGGAAGCTTCCGGCATGCCCGATACCGGCGCCGGAGGATCGGGATCGATTTCGCGAGGAATGA
- a CDS encoding radical SAM protein produces MDLARWRRLTAGAVRVAAGGRVPLHVSWTVTHRCNLRCAYCDRPDQKVDELKTPEALRLLDTIANAGCAQLSVTGGDPLVRDDLPLLLARARRHGLRINLNTNGLLVRKNLSAVRLSDTVTISIDGPERVHDAVRGKGSFARAMDGADAARAAGLPVRYYTVIGRSNIPELDALVSMAENRGDEVFFQPGSLELLGSGGGVNPDAAPTDVYRDAIDRIIAWKRAGQPIGNSVRALEVLRRWPDPHPVPCMGGRLFVRIESDGRVRACGRTPRPGDVDILRDGIKTSLSCIDVPAGSCCYSAARMEVNLMARGDVSAIFGFFSRSN; encoded by the coding sequence ATGGACTTGGCCCGTTGGCGCCGGTTGACGGCGGGAGCGGTTCGAGTAGCCGCGGGCGGCCGCGTGCCGCTGCACGTCTCCTGGACGGTGACCCATCGCTGCAATTTGCGCTGCGCCTATTGCGACCGTCCGGACCAGAAGGTCGATGAACTGAAAACGCCGGAGGCCCTGCGCCTTCTCGACACGATCGCGAACGCGGGTTGCGCGCAGCTTTCCGTCACCGGCGGCGATCCGCTCGTGCGCGACGACCTGCCGCTCCTTCTCGCGCGCGCCCGGCGCCACGGCCTGCGCATCAACCTGAACACCAACGGCCTTCTGGTTCGCAAAAACCTGTCCGCGGTGCGTCTTTCCGATACCGTGACGATCAGCATCGACGGCCCCGAGCGCGTGCACGACGCGGTACGCGGAAAGGGCTCGTTCGCGCGCGCGATGGACGGCGCCGACGCGGCCCGCGCGGCGGGGCTTCCCGTCCGCTACTACACCGTCATCGGGCGCTCCAACATTCCCGAACTCGACGCCCTGGTGAGCATGGCCGAAAACCGCGGCGACGAGGTGTTTTTTCAGCCGGGCTCGCTTGAATTGCTCGGATCGGGCGGCGGGGTGAATCCCGACGCAGCGCCGACGGACGTGTACCGCGACGCCATCGACCGGATCATCGCGTGGAAACGCGCCGGCCAGCCGATCGGCAACAGCGTGCGCGCGCTTGAGGTGCTGCGCCGCTGGCCCGACCCGCATCCCGTGCCGTGCATGGGCGGGCGCCTTTTCGTGCGCATCGAGTCCGACGGCCGCGTCCGCGCCTGCGGGCGAACGCCCCGGCCCGGCGACGTGGACATCCTGCGCGACGGAATTAAGACGTCGCTATCGTGCATCGACGTGCCGGCGGGATCGTGCTGCTACAGCGCCGCGCGCATGGAGGTAAACCTCATGGCCCGGGGCGACGTGAGCGCAATTTTCGGATTTTTCTCGCGATCGAACTAA
- a CDS encoding GNAT family N-acetyltransferase, producing MRVGGDAIAFTVADRPIFRVPTRMAAIAYPGLPLPEDPDVIDAMVKAVLEQIPGVDGLRFDALPVDSPIYEYCEMARHYGVPRRIFYTTRRVSTRHRIVNEGEIPRPPDNYRKKLRRLERKGPVEIREFASPDVVDEFLKDASSVWTHSWQARVLGRPHWLHDSELVKALAGAGMFLSYVLYCDGAPVAFDLGFAYGGVFFRKVTAFDDEYSYFSPGMLALYGFVARVFSPERHIRLYDFGHGDYDYKAKMSSTHFVEKFYFVYRDRLGLRLALTANGVYVAVYDLLKARIARSPMQARLRRWIDGFHLPKWRQEKF from the coding sequence GTGCGCGTCGGCGGTGACGCGATTGCGTTCACGGTCGCCGACCGGCCGATCTTTCGCGTGCCCACGCGCATGGCCGCCATCGCCTACCCGGGCCTCCCGTTGCCGGAGGACCCTGACGTCATCGACGCCATGGTCAAGGCGGTTCTCGAACAGATCCCCGGTGTGGACGGGCTTCGTTTCGACGCGCTGCCGGTCGATTCGCCGATCTACGAATATTGCGAGATGGCCCGCCATTACGGCGTTCCGCGGCGGATCTTCTACACGACACGGCGCGTCTCCACGCGGCACCGCATCGTGAATGAGGGCGAGATCCCCCGGCCGCCGGACAACTATCGCAAGAAGCTGCGCCGGCTCGAGCGCAAGGGCCCCGTGGAGATCCGCGAATTCGCGTCACCGGATGTCGTTGATGAATTCCTCAAGGACGCCTCGTCGGTCTGGACGCATAGCTGGCAGGCGCGCGTGCTCGGCCGGCCGCACTGGCTGCACGACTCGGAGCTCGTCAAGGCGCTCGCCGGCGCGGGAATGTTCTTGTCCTACGTCCTTTACTGCGATGGCGCGCCCGTCGCGTTCGACCTCGGGTTCGCGTACGGCGGCGTCTTTTTCCGCAAGGTGACGGCTTTCGACGACGAATACTCCTACTTCTCGCCGGGCATGTTGGCGCTGTACGGGTTTGTCGCGCGCGTATTTTCGCCCGAGCGGCACATTCGCCTGTACGATTTCGGACACGGCGATTACGACTACAAGGCCAAGATGAGTTCGACGCACTTCGTCGAGAAGTTCTACTTCGTCTATCGCGACAGGCTGGGCCTGCGCCTGGCGTTGACGGCGAATGGCGTGTACGTCGCCGTCTACGATTTGCTCAAGGCGCGGATCGCGCGAAGTCCGATGCAGGCTCGCCTGCGCCGGTGGATCGACGGATTCCATCTTCCGAAGTGGCGCCAGGAGAAATTCTGA